A single Brevundimonas sp. M20 DNA region contains:
- a CDS encoding FecR domain-containing protein, translated as MTTHGARIEDAAMAWLIRLQDPEFDRWDDWEGWLTADPAHAEAYWRLADDDADLVDPTPAAVARIIPLDRARPARARRGAPARRRVLALIGVAAAVALACGLAWTTWSSNRVRVIETAPGEARSLTLADGSRVHLSGGSRLALARNPRHVTLDAGRALFEVAHDDALFTVQVGDAQVTDLGTVFDVTRLNAGARVSVAEGAVRYNGAGRSETLRAGESLTTLNGRITRRTVDAAGVAAWRDGRLSYRDETLEVIAQDLALELGRPVAVDPAVAPRRFTGSLVTTGPDAEARERLAGLLDVVVETDGQGWRLRARAAP; from the coding sequence ATGACCACCCACGGCGCGAGGATCGAGGACGCCGCCATGGCGTGGCTGATCCGCCTGCAGGACCCCGAGTTCGACCGCTGGGACGACTGGGAGGGCTGGTTGACGGCGGATCCGGCTCACGCCGAGGCCTATTGGCGGCTCGCCGACGACGACGCGGACCTCGTCGATCCCACGCCGGCGGCCGTCGCCCGGATCATTCCGCTCGACCGGGCGCGTCCGGCCAGGGCCCGGCGAGGGGCGCCCGCCCGCAGACGCGTCCTGGCGCTGATCGGCGTGGCCGCCGCCGTGGCGCTCGCCTGCGGACTGGCCTGGACGACCTGGTCGTCGAACCGCGTCCGCGTCATCGAAACCGCGCCAGGCGAGGCGCGCAGTCTGACCCTGGCCGACGGCAGCCGGGTTCACCTGTCCGGGGGGAGCCGCCTCGCGCTCGCCCGAAACCCCAGACATGTCACCCTCGACGCCGGCCGCGCCCTGTTCGAGGTCGCGCACGACGACGCCCTCTTCACCGTTCAGGTCGGCGACGCGCAGGTGACGGATCTGGGCACGGTATTCGACGTCACGCGCCTGAACGCCGGCGCGCGCGTGTCCGTTGCCGAGGGCGCCGTGCGGTATAACGGCGCGGGTCGATCCGAAACCCTACGGGCGGGCGAGTCCCTGACAACGCTGAACGGCCGGATCACCCGACGGACGGTCGACGCCGCCGGCGTCGCCGCCTGGCGCGACGGCCGGCTTTCCTATCGCGACGAGACGCTTGAGGTGATCGCCCAGGATCTGGCGCTGGAGCTGGGCCGGCCCGTCGCGGTCGATCCGGCGGTGGCGCCGCGACGGTTCACCGGCAGTCTGGTGACCACGGGCCCGGACGCCGAGGCGCGCGAGCGGCTTGCCGGGCTGCTCGACGTCGTCGTCGAGACGGACGGCCAAGGGTGGCGGCTCAGGGCCCGCGCGGCGCCGTGA
- a CDS encoding TonB-dependent receptor — protein MAAQGPRGAVIRAAPLILALLALPQVAAALAWTSVQAEVQGRARGPVAISVPGSTADLAVNRLAEQLGVSVVVAVPLAGRRSAGLRGRYDAAEAFDRLLRPLGARAVRIGPDSYRVEPRADERPARRPAPQATSGPPAPITELDEIVVTASVRRGGLDAVSGRTLLDEEALGRAGNRSSSEGLAHLSATVDSTRQGPGRNKLFVRGVADSAVSGPLQATVGQYLGDLRLNFGSPDPDIALVDLERVEVFEGPQGSRFGAGSIAGVVRLEPAPPELDVASGALSLAASRPRHGGPGGDGALVVNRPLGSRAAWRLTAYGRRDGGVLDNPVRGDDHADAVDVVGGRLAVRWVGDDWTVDALGLAQRITADDAPLVRDPDRLETDRPLAEPYDSRLDLAGVTFSRRFGTARLTSATSLSRQSLDERFDATVTEAGLVQVVDRRQSVTAFSSETRLSVAFSPKGSIDGGLSLVRADTDVQRMRRPFPLEGDPVAQDALTRRYEEAALFGEVSLQPNARLWLSAGGRVSIVRLNTRLHGSDASPVTPGDAETLLTPSLGARWSLTAAAFVFARFEQGFRPGDVGEDGAFGRPYRADRVSLTEIGFGFSPGARWRLEASTGRLDWTDIQSDVVTAGGDLVTGNIGDGRIIFLSLRGDWRPTDRLTLSGGVFVNDSVLRTAEVGLVVGRHGDIPNVAPASGQASLDWGPHPFAGRALTLSGDFRYIGRSRPGLGLGLDTPQGGYVDAELTARLGDDRGALVLSVSNPFDVSAARFGLGSPYRLTDGHVAPVRPLSVRLGFEASF, from the coding sequence GTGGCGGCTCAGGGCCCGCGCGGCGCCGTGATCAGGGCCGCGCCGCTGATCCTGGCCCTGTTGGCGCTCCCCCAGGTAGCGGCGGCCCTGGCCTGGACCTCGGTCCAGGCCGAGGTCCAGGGTCGGGCCCGCGGTCCGGTGGCGATCTCGGTGCCGGGCTCGACGGCCGACCTCGCCGTGAACCGCCTGGCGGAACAACTGGGCGTCAGCGTGGTCGTCGCCGTTCCGCTCGCCGGCCGCCGCAGCGCCGGTTTGCGCGGCCGGTACGACGCCGCGGAGGCGTTCGACCGCCTGCTCCGTCCGCTCGGCGCCCGCGCCGTGCGCATCGGGCCGGACAGCTACCGGGTGGAGCCGCGCGCCGACGAGCGCCCGGCGCGGCGTCCAGCGCCGCAGGCGACATCCGGCCCGCCCGCGCCGATCACCGAGCTGGACGAGATCGTGGTGACCGCCTCGGTCCGCCGGGGGGGGCTCGACGCGGTCAGCGGCCGCACCCTTCTCGACGAAGAGGCGCTGGGCCGCGCCGGGAACCGGTCCTCCAGCGAAGGCCTCGCCCATCTCTCCGCGACGGTGGATTCGACCCGCCAGGGCCCGGGCCGCAACAAGCTGTTCGTGCGAGGCGTCGCCGACTCCGCGGTCAGCGGTCCGCTTCAGGCGACGGTGGGACAGTACCTCGGCGATCTCCGCCTGAACTTCGGGTCGCCCGATCCCGACATCGCCCTGGTCGACCTGGAGCGGGTGGAGGTGTTCGAGGGGCCGCAGGGTTCACGGTTCGGCGCCGGCTCCATCGCCGGCGTGGTCCGCCTCGAACCGGCGCCGCCGGAGCTCGACGTGGCGTCCGGCGCCCTGTCCCTGGCGGCGTCCCGGCCCCGCCACGGCGGACCGGGCGGCGACGGCGCCCTGGTGGTGAACCGGCCGCTCGGATCCAGGGCGGCCTGGCGGCTGACCGCTTATGGACGTCGGGACGGGGGCGTGCTGGACAATCCGGTGCGGGGCGACGACCACGCGGACGCGGTCGATGTCGTCGGCGGTCGGCTCGCCGTGCGGTGGGTGGGCGACGACTGGACCGTGGATGCGCTCGGGCTGGCCCAGCGGATCACAGCCGACGACGCCCCGCTGGTCCGCGACCCGGACCGCCTGGAAACCGACCGGCCGCTCGCCGAACCCTATGACAGTCGTCTGGATCTCGCCGGCGTCACCTTCAGCCGTCGCTTCGGAACGGCCCGCCTCACCTCGGCGACCAGCCTGTCTCGCCAATCGCTCGATGAACGGTTCGACGCCACCGTCACGGAGGCCGGCCTGGTGCAGGTCGTCGACCGTCGACAGTCGGTGACGGCCTTCTCCTCCGAGACGCGCCTGAGCGTCGCCTTCAGCCCGAAGGGTTCGATCGACGGCGGCCTGTCGCTGGTCCGCGCCGACACGGACGTCCAGCGGATGAGACGCCCGTTCCCGCTGGAGGGCGATCCCGTCGCGCAGGACGCGCTGACGCGGCGGTACGAAGAGGCCGCCCTGTTCGGAGAGGTTTCGCTGCAGCCGAACGCCCGCCTGTGGCTGAGCGCCGGAGGCCGTGTTTCGATCGTCCGCCTCAATACCCGGCTGCACGGCTCGGACGCTTCTCCCGTCACGCCGGGCGACGCCGAAACCCTGCTCACGCCGTCGCTCGGCGCGCGCTGGTCCCTGACGGCGGCCGCGTTCGTCTTCGCCCGGTTCGAACAGGGGTTCCGCCCCGGCGACGTCGGAGAGGACGGCGCGTTCGGACGTCCCTACCGCGCCGATCGCGTGAGCCTGACCGAGATCGGCTTCGGCTTTTCGCCCGGCGCCCGCTGGCGTCTGGAGGCCTCGACCGGTCGCCTCGACTGGACCGATATCCAGTCCGACGTCGTCACGGCGGGCGGCGACCTCGTCACCGGCAATATCGGCGACGGCCGCATCATCTTCCTGAGCCTGCGGGGCGACTGGCGTCCGACCGATCGCCTCACCCTGTCCGGCGGCGTCTTCGTCAACGACAGCGTCCTGCGGACCGCCGAGGTCGGGCTTGTCGTCGGCCGTCACGGCGACATCCCCAATGTGGCGCCGGCGTCCGGCCAGGCCAGCCTTGACTGGGGCCCGCACCCATTCGCCGGGCGCGCCCTGACGCTCTCCGGCGACTTTCGCTATATCGGCCGGTCCCGCCCCGGCCTGGGCCTCGGACTCGATACGCCCCAGGGCGGCTATGTCGACGCCGAGCTCACGGCGCGGCTCGGCGACGATCGGGGCGCCCTGGTGCTGTCGGTCTCCAATCCTTTCGACGTCTCGGCCGCCCGGTTCGGTCTCGGATCGCCCTACCGGCTCACCGACGGCCACGTCGCGCCGGTCAGGCCCCTCAGCGTGCGCCTCGGCTTCGAAGCCTCCTTCTGA
- a CDS encoding SDR family oxidoreductase — MSDTSRRSILALAAAGPAVAVAGAAQAAAAPGARSAQTRPGEGRAALITGSSRGIGAATAKRLASEGYAITVNYLSGRDLAEQVVRDIEAGGGRAIARQADVADPAAVAALFDANDQAFGGVDVVVNNAGVMNVGAFAQMTDEAFDRMIATNVKGSFNVLREAAKRTRDGGRIISLSSSITLQRPPGGGVYAASKATQDFYTSALAKELAGRRISVNAVAPGAVDTRLLRQHGEAALAPIPGMTPHGRIGLPEDIANVIAALCADDGAWIHGQVVYANGGIA, encoded by the coding sequence ATGTCCGACACCTCTCGCCGTTCCATCCTGGCGCTCGCCGCCGCCGGTCCCGCCGTCGCCGTCGCGGGCGCCGCCCAGGCCGCCGCGGCGCCGGGCGCCCGGTCCGCACAGACGCGCCCCGGAGAGGGCCGCGCGGCCCTCATCACCGGCTCCTCCCGCGGGATCGGCGCCGCGACGGCGAAGCGGCTCGCCTCGGAGGGCTATGCGATCACCGTGAACTACCTGTCCGGCCGGGATCTGGCCGAGCAGGTCGTGCGGGACATCGAGGCCGGCGGCGGTCGGGCCATCGCGCGCCAGGCCGACGTCGCCGATCCGGCGGCGGTGGCGGCCCTGTTCGACGCCAACGACCAAGCCTTCGGGGGCGTGGATGTCGTGGTCAACAATGCGGGCGTCATGAACGTGGGCGCCTTCGCCCAGATGACCGACGAAGCCTTCGATCGGATGATCGCCACCAATGTGAAAGGCAGTTTCAACGTGCTGCGCGAAGCCGCGAAGCGGACGCGGGACGGCGGCCGCATCATCAGCCTGAGCTCCAGCATCACCCTCCAGCGCCCGCCCGGCGGCGGGGTCTACGCGGCCTCCAAGGCGACCCAAGACTTCTACACCAGCGCCCTGGCCAAGGAGCTTGCCGGCCGCCGGATCTCGGTGAACGCGGTCGCTCCGGGCGCCGTGGACACCCGGCTCCTGCGCCAGCACGGCGAGGCGGCGCTGGCTCCGATCCCCGGGATGACCCCGCACGGCCGGATCGGCCTGCCGGAGGACATCGCCAATGTGATCGCCGCCCTGTGCGCCGACGACGGTGCGTGGATTCATGGCCAGGTCGTCTACGCCAACGGCGGGATCGCCTGA
- a CDS encoding AraC family transcriptional regulator, with amino-acid sequence MKLNLGDRISGVLDAQFIGDGHYMTPVPGLILMRSCSQMPPQQMLYRPTLCIIAQGSKEIMVGDRTVRYGQGQTLVVTVEAPVLSRVIEASAASPYIGAILELDAGIIRDVATRLGDLETTGPSGFGLTVQDLDAQITGSLQRLLDLIGEPNAVDILYPSIMREIAYWLLRSPAGRAVARMVIPDGQPHRIAQAMSHLRDHFDSPVDVKALARSVGMSPSSFHQHFKALTAMSPLQYQKHIRLLEARRRMVSDGDQASTAAVAVGYESVSQFTREYARMFGSPPRRETRRARMARVRPEGSAASPEGANAAF; translated from the coding sequence ATGAAGCTGAACCTTGGCGACAGAATTTCGGGCGTCCTGGACGCCCAGTTCATCGGCGACGGTCACTACATGACGCCGGTTCCGGGCCTGATCCTGATGCGGTCCTGTAGCCAGATGCCGCCGCAGCAGATGCTCTATCGTCCGACCCTGTGCATTATCGCCCAGGGCTCCAAGGAGATCATGGTGGGCGACCGGACCGTCCGCTACGGCCAGGGACAGACCCTGGTCGTGACCGTGGAGGCCCCGGTGCTCAGCCGCGTGATCGAGGCCTCGGCCGCCAGCCCCTACATCGGCGCGATCCTGGAGCTCGATGCCGGAATCATCCGTGACGTGGCGACCCGCCTAGGCGACCTCGAGACGACCGGCCCCTCCGGCTTCGGGCTCACGGTGCAGGATCTCGATGCGCAGATCACCGGCTCCCTCCAGAGATTGCTCGACCTGATCGGGGAGCCGAACGCCGTCGACATCCTGTATCCTTCGATCATGCGCGAGATCGCCTACTGGCTCTTGCGCAGCCCGGCGGGCCGCGCGGTGGCCCGCATGGTGATTCCGGACGGCCAGCCGCACCGCATCGCCCAGGCCATGTCGCATCTGCGCGACCATTTCGACAGCCCGGTCGACGTCAAGGCGCTGGCCAGGTCCGTCGGGATGAGCCCGTCCTCTTTTCACCAGCATTTCAAAGCCCTGACGGCGATGTCTCCGCTTCAGTATCAGAAGCACATCCGTCTGCTGGAAGCGCGACGGCGGATGGTCAGCGACGGCGATCAGGCCTCAACCGCCGCGGTCGCCGTGGGTTACGAGAGCGTGTCGCAATTCACCCGGGAGTACGCCCGGATGTTCGGCTCCCCGCCCCGGCGCGAAACCCGCCGGGCGCGGATGGCGCGCGTTCGTCCCGAAGGGTCCGCCGCCTCGCCGGAGGGCGCAAACGCAGCCTTCTGA
- a CDS encoding LysR family transcriptional regulator translates to MRLIDWCDKVSLSAWDGERFTPMEDVSLSELKAFAAVARHRSFRGAADTLGVSRSSLSHALRALERRLGVRLLHRTTRSVGLTEAGARLLERLSPTLGALDDILADVRSGAGELAGALRVNANEGGARWLIRHVVPDFVLKHPGVRLDLVIEGRLVDIVAEGFDAGVRLAEAVPQDMIAVPFGGAQRFIAVASPAYLAAHGRPATPDDLKHHRCIRQRLPSGKLYRWEFERGQTAAAVEVDGTLGLDHSGLMVEAALEGVGIAFVPETFARAALAEGRLEILLAEWSPPFPGLCLYYAGRRHVPAALGAFIAAVRAAQRTIERSGA, encoded by the coding sequence ATGCGCCTGATCGACTGGTGCGATAAGGTCTCGCTATCCGCATGGGATGGTGAGAGATTTACACCAATGGAAGACGTGAGCCTCTCCGAGCTGAAGGCCTTCGCCGCCGTGGCGCGACATCGGAGCTTCCGGGGCGCGGCGGACACGCTCGGGGTTTCTCGGTCCTCGCTGAGCCATGCGCTGCGCGCCCTGGAGCGCCGCCTGGGCGTGCGGCTGCTGCACAGAACTACCCGCAGTGTCGGCCTCACGGAGGCCGGCGCACGCCTGCTGGAGCGACTGTCTCCGACCCTCGGCGCGCTTGACGACATCCTCGCGGACGTCCGCTCCGGCGCCGGCGAACTGGCAGGCGCGCTTCGGGTCAACGCCAATGAGGGCGGCGCGCGCTGGCTCATCCGACATGTCGTACCCGACTTCGTGCTGAAGCACCCCGGCGTCCGGCTCGACCTCGTCATCGAGGGCCGGCTGGTCGACATCGTGGCCGAGGGGTTCGACGCCGGCGTACGCCTCGCCGAGGCGGTTCCGCAGGACATGATCGCCGTGCCGTTCGGCGGGGCCCAGCGCTTCATCGCGGTCGCGTCGCCCGCCTACCTCGCCGCCCACGGCCGGCCGGCCACGCCGGACGATCTGAAACATCACCGGTGCATCCGGCAGCGGCTGCCCAGCGGCAAGCTGTACCGATGGGAGTTCGAGCGCGGTCAGACCGCGGCCGCGGTGGAGGTCGACGGGACCCTCGGGCTGGATCACAGCGGGCTGATGGTCGAGGCCGCCCTTGAGGGTGTGGGAATCGCCTTCGTTCCCGAGACCTTCGCAAGGGCCGCGCTCGCCGAGGGGCGGCTGGAGATCCTCCTGGCCGAGTGGTCGCCGCCGTTCCCGGGGCTCTGCCTCTATTACGCGGGGCGTCGGCATGTGCCGGCCGCCCTCGGCGCCTTCATCGCCGCCGTCAGGGCGGCCCAACGCACGATCGAGCGGAGCGGGGCCTGA
- a CDS encoding SDR family oxidoreductase, whose product MKTWLITGASSGLGLSMSRLLLDRGDRVVAAVRRTEPLSDLKARYPDRLQVVTFDLSDTAALRRGVDAAFTAAGRIDVVVSNAGYGLFGAAEEATDDQIDRQIATNLVGSIQLIRAVLPRLRAQGGGLVQQVSSEGGQVAYPAFSLYHATKWGIEGFVESVAQEVEPFGVRFTLVEPGPTATGFGAGLDLAEPLAAYEATPAAAVRRAVLGGGFEIKGDADRTVEAMIGAADADRPPRRLALGSTAYDNIEAALVDRLAELRGQRTVAYGADRS is encoded by the coding sequence ATGAAAACCTGGCTTATCACCGGCGCATCCTCGGGCCTCGGCCTGTCCATGAGCCGCTTGCTGCTCGACCGCGGCGATCGCGTCGTTGCCGCGGTGCGACGGACCGAACCGCTGTCGGACCTGAAGGCCCGCTATCCGGACCGGCTGCAGGTGGTGACCTTCGACCTGAGCGACACGGCCGCCCTGCGGCGCGGGGTCGACGCCGCCTTCACCGCGGCGGGACGGATCGACGTGGTGGTCAGCAACGCGGGCTACGGCCTCTTCGGCGCCGCCGAGGAAGCGACCGACGACCAGATCGACAGACAGATCGCCACCAATCTGGTCGGGTCAATCCAGCTCATCCGGGCTGTCCTGCCGCGTCTCCGCGCCCAGGGCGGCGGCCTTGTGCAGCAGGTCTCCTCGGAGGGCGGCCAGGTCGCCTACCCGGCCTTCAGCCTCTACCACGCGACCAAATGGGGCATCGAAGGCTTCGTGGAGTCCGTCGCCCAGGAGGTCGAGCCCTTCGGCGTCCGCTTCACCCTCGTCGAGCCGGGTCCCACGGCCACGGGCTTCGGCGCCGGCCTCGACCTTGCGGAGCCCCTCGCCGCCTATGAGGCCACGCCGGCCGCCGCGGTGCGCCGGGCCGTCCTGGGCGGCGGCTTCGAGATCAAGGGCGACGCCGACCGGACCGTCGAGGCGATGATCGGCGCCGCAGACGCGGACCGTCCTCCGCGTCGTCTCGCCCTCGGCAGCACGGCCTACGACAATATCGAGGCGGCGCTCGTCGACCGGCTCGCCGAACTGCGCGGCCAGCGCACCGTGGCCTATGGGGCCGACCGGTCATGA
- a CDS encoding lipocalin-like domain-containing protein: protein MNRRLALVVAAGLAACAPSDPAPPRPDSGPNAVLGTWRMVSATVEDEDGVSRPYGDRPNGLLVFTPEMRFIEVLTPADAPPFASGVRGEGTDAENRRAMATTIGFFGVYSVDADGVFTGNRVEGSTFPNWIGDVRTRKDLTLVVQGDRMIERFTRPDGGRVSAEFERVR from the coding sequence ATGAACCGCCGGCTCGCCCTGGTCGTCGCCGCCGGCCTTGCGGCCTGCGCCCCGTCCGACCCCGCCCCTCCCCGCCCGGACTCCGGACCCAACGCCGTCCTCGGGACCTGGCGCATGGTGAGCGCCACGGTCGAGGACGAAGACGGCGTCAGCCGTCCCTACGGGGACCGCCCCAACGGACTTCTCGTCTTCACGCCCGAGATGCGGTTCATCGAGGTCCTCACCCCCGCCGACGCCCCGCCCTTCGCCTCCGGAGTCCGCGGCGAGGGCACGGATGCGGAAAACCGCCGCGCCATGGCGACCACCATCGGGTTCTTCGGCGTTTATTCGGTCGACGCCGACGGCGTCTTCACAGGCAATCGGGTCGAGGGCTCCACCTTCCCCAACTGGATCGGCGACGTCCGCACGCGGAAGGACCTCACCCTGGTGGTGCAGGGCGATCGGATGATCGAACGCTTCACCCGGCCGGACGGCGGCCGCGTCTCCGCCGAGTTCGAGCGCGTCCGCTAG
- a CDS encoding aldo/keto reductase, whose product MPLDAYRPLGRSGLIVSPLALGTMTFGVARWGMDQSAAEAVFDAYVGAGGNLIDTADVYAAGGGETMLGEILSQRGGRDRLVLATKAGFAAGPGAGGNGAKHIHAALKGSLRRLKTDYIDLYWVHVWDSVTPPEELLETLSALVRAGKIRYWGISNAPAWYVARIVTLAAAQGRPGPIALQYFYSLVSREVEAEHLPLARDTGLGVMPWSPLAYGLLTGKYDRAAVEAAPSRAGGLPKEAGTGDGESGARLDGPNPFGDSLFTARNWAIVDALKALAAEIGAPPARVALAWALSRPGVDTVLTGVSRVSQLEDNLKAVDLVLSPDHLAALDAASRPDLPMLYGLFSDEMRRHVVYGGAAVSARR is encoded by the coding sequence ATGCCCCTCGACGCCTATCGTCCCCTCGGCCGTTCAGGCCTCATCGTCAGTCCTCTGGCGCTCGGGACCATGACCTTCGGCGTGGCGCGCTGGGGCATGGACCAGTCCGCCGCCGAGGCGGTGTTCGACGCCTATGTCGGCGCGGGCGGCAACCTGATCGACACGGCCGATGTCTATGCCGCCGGCGGCGGCGAGACGATGCTGGGCGAGATCCTCTCGCAGCGCGGCGGCCGCGACCGGCTGGTGCTGGCGACCAAGGCCGGCTTTGCCGCCGGGCCCGGCGCCGGCGGCAACGGCGCCAAACATATCCACGCCGCGCTCAAGGGGTCGCTGCGCCGGCTGAAGACGGACTACATCGACCTCTACTGGGTTCACGTCTGGGATTCCGTGACGCCGCCCGAGGAACTGCTCGAGACCCTGTCGGCCCTCGTGAGGGCCGGCAAGATCCGCTACTGGGGGATATCCAACGCCCCGGCCTGGTATGTCGCCCGGATCGTCACCCTGGCGGCCGCGCAGGGACGGCCGGGGCCGATCGCCCTGCAGTATTTCTATTCCCTGGTCAGCCGGGAGGTGGAAGCCGAGCACCTGCCCTTGGCGCGCGATACGGGCCTCGGCGTGATGCCGTGGAGTCCGCTGGCCTATGGTCTGCTGACCGGCAAATACGATCGGGCGGCCGTGGAGGCGGCCCCGTCGCGCGCGGGCGGCTTGCCGAAGGAAGCGGGGACCGGCGACGGCGAGAGCGGGGCGCGGCTGGACGGCCCCAATCCGTTCGGCGACAGCCTGTTCACCGCGCGCAATTGGGCCATCGTCGACGCCCTCAAGGCTCTCGCCGCCGAGATCGGCGCGCCGCCCGCCCGGGTCGCCCTGGCGTGGGCGCTGTCGCGGCCCGGGGTCGACACGGTTTTGACGGGCGTCAGCCGGGTCAGCCAGCTGGAGGACAATCTCAAGGCCGTCGATCTGGTCTTGTCGCCCGACCATCTGGCGGCGCTGGATGCGGCGTCCCGTCCGGACCTGCCGATGCTCTACGGACTGTTCAGCGACGAGATGCGGCGCCACGTCGTCTACGGCGGCGCCGCGGTGAGCGCCCGCCGCTAG
- a CDS encoding LysR family transcriptional regulator: MDRDTWNDLAVFAAIVEAGGFTRAGARLGVSASALSHRMRLMEARMGVRLLNRTTRSTAPTEAGERLVASLRPAMAEVDAALIALDVDRARPAGRVRVTAHRSAAFGLVLPRLARFADDYPEISVELTVDDGLTDIVAAGYDAGIRRLPSLEQDMVSVRLDDGARLSIVAAPAYLAAFGVPENPSDLSRHRCLSYRLPTAGSLYRWTFERDGQTTTMDVPGGFVTNDIDVLCEGAVAGVGLACVLETQAAPYVKSGALVSVLEAWRPMLPPNYLYYAGRRNPPPALRAFIDAMKAPAPAGA; this comes from the coding sequence ATGGATCGCGACACCTGGAACGATCTGGCGGTCTTCGCCGCCATCGTCGAGGCCGGCGGCTTCACGCGCGCGGGCGCCCGCCTCGGCGTCTCGGCCTCGGCGCTGAGCCACCGGATGCGGCTGATGGAGGCGCGCATGGGTGTGCGGCTGCTGAACCGCACCACCCGCAGCACCGCCCCGACCGAGGCGGGCGAACGCCTTGTGGCGAGCCTGCGCCCCGCCATGGCGGAGGTCGACGCCGCCCTGATCGCCCTCGATGTCGATCGGGCCCGGCCGGCCGGCCGGGTGCGCGTCACCGCCCATCGCTCGGCCGCCTTCGGCCTGGTCCTGCCGCGTCTCGCACGGTTCGCGGACGACTATCCGGAGATCAGCGTCGAACTGACCGTCGATGACGGCCTGACCGATATTGTCGCCGCAGGGTATGATGCGGGGATCCGACGTCTGCCGTCCCTGGAGCAGGACATGGTCTCGGTTCGGCTGGACGACGGGGCCCGGCTCAGCATTGTCGCCGCTCCGGCCTACCTAGCCGCCTTCGGAGTGCCGGAAAATCCCTCCGACCTGAGCCGCCACCGTTGCCTCAGCTACCGCCTGCCGACGGCGGGCTCGCTCTACCGCTGGACGTTCGAGCGGGACGGCCAGACGACCACAATGGATGTCCCGGGCGGTTTCGTCACCAACGACATCGATGTCCTGTGCGAGGGGGCCGTCGCCGGCGTCGGCCTGGCCTGCGTGCTCGAGACCCAGGCCGCGCCCTACGTCAAATCGGGCGCGCTCGTCAGCGTGCTGGAGGCCTGGCGGCCAATGCTGCCGCCCAACTACCTCTACTATGCCGGGCGGCGGAACCCGCCTCCGGCCCTGCGCGCCTTCATCGACGCCATGAAGGCCCCGGCTCCCGCCGGGGCCTGA
- a CDS encoding DUF1330 domain-containing protein, with amino-acid sequence MLTLIPEALSDFVADDDGQPVVMLNLLRFKPEGGRARYAEYLAAVGPVGARFGIEVVYFGDGLPALSAEDGQSWDAVLLVRYPDRNAFVGMIEDPEYAEAAGPLREDALTEAVLQPLRTRA; translated from the coding sequence ATGCTCACCCTCATCCCCGAAGCCCTCTCCGACTTCGTCGCCGACGACGATGGCCAGCCCGTCGTGATGCTCAATCTCCTGCGGTTCAAGCCGGAGGGCGGCCGTGCGCGCTATGCGGAATATCTGGCGGCCGTGGGTCCCGTGGGCGCGCGGTTCGGCATCGAGGTCGTCTATTTCGGCGACGGCCTTCCGGCCCTGTCGGCTGAGGACGGCCAGTCGTGGGACGCCGTCCTCCTGGTCCGCTACCCCGACCGGAACGCCTTCGTCGGCATGATCGAGGACCCCGAGTACGCCGAGGCGGCGGGACCCCTTCGGGAGGACGCGCTGACCGAGGCCGTCCTGCAGCCGTTGCGGACCCGGGCGTGA
- a CDS encoding DUF2306 domain-containing protein, whose protein sequence is MRSADTARAGGDGRGWSDAILRWSGRLLVAATWISGAIFAIYILAFFGGVALRGAAERWNESLPGLHDAAAPAATLAIGVHFAAGGVLLLLGPIQLIGRLRRRLPALHRWLGRTYVISAGLAGLGGLGFILGAGTIGGRLMDVGFGGYGVLMVLCAVEGWRHARAGRYDRHRAWAIRLFALTVGSWLYRMEYAAWSVLAGDLGQGRGFTGWFDAIMMFFFYIPNLIVAEVFIRARGARPHPVWRLATAALLLAATAFVALATWLFARGVWVPQAISGLSGGPV, encoded by the coding sequence ATGCGCTCCGCCGACACGGCGCGGGCGGGCGGGGACGGCCGGGGCTGGTCCGATGCGATCCTGAGATGGAGCGGGCGTCTGCTGGTCGCCGCGACCTGGATCAGCGGGGCGATCTTCGCGATCTACATCCTGGCCTTCTTCGGCGGCGTCGCGTTGCGCGGCGCGGCCGAGCGGTGGAACGAATCCCTCCCGGGACTTCACGACGCCGCCGCGCCGGCCGCCACGCTCGCGATCGGCGTTCATTTCGCGGCCGGCGGGGTGCTCCTGCTGTTGGGCCCGATCCAGTTGATCGGCAGGCTGAGGCGGCGTCTGCCGGCGCTTCACCGGTGGCTGGGGCGGACCTATGTGATCTCGGCCGGTCTGGCCGGCCTCGGCGGGCTGGGCTTCATTCTCGGCGCCGGAACGATCGGCGGCAGGCTGATGGACGTGGGCTTCGGCGGCTACGGCGTCCTGATGGTGCTCTGCGCCGTCGAGGGCTGGCGGCATGCGCGGGCGGGTCGCTACGACCGGCACCGCGCCTGGGCCATCCGCCTGTTCGCCCTGACGGTCGGCTCGTGGCTCTACCGGATGGAGTACGCCGCCTGGTCGGTGCTGGCCGGCGACCTCGGCCAGGGGCGGGGGTTCACCGGCTGGTTCGACGCGATCATGATGTTCTTCTTCTACATCCCCAATCTGATCGTCGCCGAGGTCTTCATCCGGGCGCGGGGGGCGCGCCCTCATCCCGTCTGGCGGCTGGCGACCGCGGCGCTGCTTCTGGCGGCCACGGCCTTCGTCGCGCTCGCGACCTGGCTGTTCGCTCGCGGCGTATGGGTCCCTCAGGCGATCAGTGGTCTCTCGGGCGGCCCGGTCTGA